The following coding sequences lie in one Apium graveolens cultivar Ventura chromosome 1, ASM990537v1, whole genome shotgun sequence genomic window:
- the LOC141665517 gene encoding DEAD-box ATP-dependent RNA helicase 3, chloroplastic produces the protein MASSSSIINISSSIIHQTPLQEFPRKPTSIFPFSSQKLTHFSSLKASFSRLKQSNRCGCSSFVASAIATPNSSVLSEEAFRGLGRYEKDDDLNVSESEYESEEYESDGGFVGSDVSSDELSITKLGLPEKLVQTLAARGITELFPIQRAVLVPALEGKDLIARAKTGTGKTLAFGIPIIKRLTEDDQERGSQRRSRLPRALVLAPTRELAKQVENEIKESAPYLNTVCVYGGVSYTQQQGALSRGVDVVVGTPGRIIDLIERNTLKLGEVEFLVLDEADQMLAVGFEEAVEMILEKIPVKRQSMLFSATMPSWVKQLSRKYLNSPMTIDLVGNQDEKLAEGIKLYALASTSTSKRAILSDLVTVYAKGGKTIVFTQTKRDADEVSLALTNSIASEALHGDISQHQRERTLNGFRQGKFNVLVATDVASRGLDIPNVDLIIHYELPNDAETFVHRSGRTGRAGKEGNAILMYTNNEKRKVRFIERDVGCKFELISPPAVEEVLESSAEQVIATLGGVHPVSVEFFTPTAQKLIDEQGTSALAAALAQLSGFSRPPSSRSLISYEQGKVTLQLTRDPAYARGFLSAGSVIGFLSSIYTTAADEIGKIHMIADERVQGAVFDLPEEVAKELLDKEIPPGNTITKITKLPALQDDGPSNDNYGRYSNRGGGMRGGGSRGGRGYGSSRGRSGGRFSDGDERRGGGWGAGRDGARGGSSWGAGRDGARGGGGSSWSRTSRSSGSDWLISDRRSSRSPSYGDSDRSFGGACFTCGQSGHRASECPKKLGF, from the exons ATGGCTTCTTCTTCATCTATCATCAACATCTCTTCTTCAATTATTCACCAAACTCCTTTACAAGAATTCCCAAGAAAACCCACTTCAATCTTTCCCTTTTCTTCACAAAAATTGACTCATTTCTCATCTTTAAAAGCTTCCTTTTCTCGTTTAAAACAGTCTAATAGATGTGGGTGTTCTTCATTTGTTGCGTCTGCAATTGCTACACCTAATTCTTCTGTTTTGAGTGAAGAGGCTTTTAGGGGTCTTGGTAGGTATGAGAAAGATGATGACTTGAATGTGAGTGAGAGTGAGTATGAAAGTGAGGAGTATGAAAGTGATGGTGGGTTTGTGGGGAGTGATGTTAGTAGTGATGAACTTTCGATTACTAAGTTGGGTTTGCCTGAAAAGCTTGTTCAGACTCTTGCTGCTAGAGGAATTACCGAGCTTTTCCCAATCCAG AGAGCTGTACTAGTGCCTGCGCTGGAAGGAAAAGATCTAATTGCTCGTGCAAAGACTGGAACTGGGAAAACACTGGCATTTGGTATTCCAATCATCAAACGTCTTACCGAGGATGACCAGGAAAGAGGGTCTCAGAG GCGGTCTAGGCTTCCCAGGGCATTGGTTCTTGCACCAACAAGGGAATTGGCTAAGCAAGTAGAAAATGAAATCAAGGAGTCTGCACCATATTTGAACACAGTTTGTGTATATGGAGGAGTCTCATATACCCAACAGCAAGGTGCACTCTCACGTGGAGTTGATGTTGTTGTTGGAACTCCAGGTAGAATTATTGATCTAATAGAACGTAACACCCTCAAATTGGGGGAGGTTGAATTCTTGGTCCTTGATGAAGCCGATCAAATGCTTGCTGTCGGATTTGAGGAAGCTGTGGAGATGATTTTAGAAAAGATTCCTGTAAAGAGACAAAGTATGCTTTTCTCCGCAACAATGCCTAGTTGGGTGAAACAACTTTCGAGAAAATATTTGAATAGTCCTATGACCATAGATCTG GTTGGTAATCAAGATGAAAAATTGGCAGAGGGGATCAAACTTTATGCCTTAGCATCCACTTCGACTTCAAAGCGTGCTATTTTGAGTGATCTTGTAACG GTGTATGCAAAGGGTGGGAAAACTATTGTTTTTACGCAAACCAAACGAGATGCTGATGAAGTCTCATTAGCATTGACAAATAGCATTGCTTCAGAGGCTCTGCATGGTGATATATCTCAACACCAGAGGGAGAGAACTCTAAATGGATTTAGGCAGGGAAAATTTAATGTGCTTGTTGCCACTGATGTTGCATCTCGCGGGCTTGATATTCCAAATGTCGATTTA ATTATCCACTATGAACTACCCAATGACGCTGAGACGTTTGTTCATCGATCTGGCCGCACGGGACGTGCAGGAAAAGAAGGCAATGCAATTTTGATGTACACTAATAACGAGAAGAGAAAAGTCAGATTTATTGAGCGTGATGTTGGATGTAAGTTTGAGCTTATTAGTCCACCGGCTGTTGAAGAGGTGTTAGAGTCATCAGCTGAGCAAGTTATTGCTACCCTTGGTGGAGTTCATCCTGTGTCCGTGGAGTTCTTCACGCCAACTGCACAAAAGTTGATAGATGAACAGGGAACAAGTGCACTTGCTGCTGCATTAGCACAGTTGAGTGGTTTTTCGCGTCCTCCCTCATCTCGATCTCTGATTTCATATGAACAG GGAAAGGTCACACTTCAGCTGACACGTGATCCCGCTTATGCTAGAGGGTTCTTATCTGCGGGATCTGTCATTGGATTTTTATCTTCAATATACACAACAGCAGCTGACGAGATAGGAAAAATACACATGATTGCAGATGAAAGG GTTCAAGGTGCTGTTTTCGATCTCCCTGAGGAGGTTGCCAAAGAGTTGCTTGATAAGGAAATACCACCTGGGAACACCATTACTAAGATTACCAAG TTGCCTGCTTTGCAAGATGACGGGCCATCAAATGATAACTATGGCAGGTATTCGAACAGAGGGGGTGGTATGCGAGGAGGAGGATCTAGGGGTGGCAGGGGTTATGGTAGCTCCCGTGGCAGGAGTGGAGGTCGATTTTCTGATGGTGATGAGAGGCGAGGCGGGGGCTGGGGTGCCGGTCGTGATGGTGCACGAGGTGGTAGTAGCTGGGGTGCCGGTCGTGATGGTGCACGAGGTGGTGGTGGCAGTAGTTGGTCAAGAACTTCAAGAAGCAGCGGGAGTGATTGGCTGATCAGTGATAGAAGATCTTCACGCTCACCATCTTATGGAGATAGCGACAG GAGCTTCGGGGGTGCGTGTTTTACCTGCGGACAATCTGGGCATAGGGCATCAGAATGCCCCAAGAAGCTAGGTTTTTAG
- the LOC141665562 gene encoding uncharacterized protein LOC141665562, producing MPTFTSIALESLIEPRFRDSYKDSAKKTVKSVMDIEDDDDKEVREEEVKKPSRNRVNISPALYITPEPTPIVYSSSESVSPSPYVANRKGRGGLRRRREVVVRKEEDRVEEEVVVEEDEVKKDEEMREVVEEESEEFVDTRCDTLSVGSSSDVREFGSVSGWNPVEFYDADDDFSHDGSMSSTLHSCHSFESEMRATRLSLLDEIGKRKIAEDALGLMYSQWQRVSDLLLAQAGLRFPAPSNSMQFEIGPIEQFCQELVVTRFVSEAIGQGLARAETEIAAEEIFKAKDQEISRLRDRLQYYEAVNHEMSQRNQEVIEVARKQRKKKKTLQKWLWGGLGLSITIGASVVAYSCLQQTSNIEPSLTSSDSVIATDTSSSESV from the exons ATGCCTACGTTCACATCAATTGCTCTTGAGAGCTTGATTGAGCCGAGATTTCGAGATTCGTACAAAGATTCGGCCAAAAAAACGGTGAAATCTGTGATGGATATTGAAGATGATGATGATAAAGAGGTTAGAGAGGAGGAGGTGAAGAAGCCGAGTCGGAATAGAGTTAATATCTCGCCGGCGTTGTATATAACGCCGGAGCCGACGCCGATTGTCTACTCGTCGTCGGAATCGGTGTCGCCGTCGCCGTATGTGGCGAATCGGAAAGGACGAGGTGGATTGAGGCGGCGGAGGGAGGTTGTGGTTAGGAAGGAAGAGGATAGGGTTGAGGAGGAGGTTGTGGTGGAGGAGGATGAGGTGAAGAAGGATGAGGAGATGAGGGAGGTTGTGGAGGAGGAGAGTGAGGAGTTTGTGGATACGAGGTGCGATACGTTGAGTGTTGGGAGTTCGAGTGATGTTAGGGAGTTTGGGAGTGTTAGTGGATGGAATCCGGTTGAGTTTTACGATGCTGATGATG ATTTCTCTCATGATGGGTCTATGTCAAGTACACTACATTCTTGCCATAGTTTTGAGTCAGAAATGCGTGCCACTAGACTGAGTCTTCTCGATGAGATTGGAAAAAGAAAGATAGCCGAGGATGCTCTTGGTCTGATGTACAGCCAGTGGCAGAGGGTTTCTGATCTTCTTTTGGCTCAGGCAGGACTAAGATTTCCAGCACCATCTAATAGCATGCAATTCGAGATTGGTCCAATAGAGCAGTTCTGTCAGGAACTTGTCGTAACTAGATTTGTTTCTGAAGCAATAGGTCAGGGATTAGCACGTGCTGAAACTGAGATTGCTGCAGAGGAAATTTTTAAAGCTAAAGATCAAGAGATTTCTCGATTAAGAGATCGACTGCAATATTATGAAGCTGTTAATCATGAAATGTCCCAGAGGAACCAGGAAGTTATTG AGGTAGCACGAAAGCAGCGCAAAAAGAAAAAGACCCTGCAGAAGTGGCTATGGGGTGGCCTAGGTCTCTCTATTACAATTGGAGCTTCAGTGGTTGCTTATTCTTGCCTTCAGCAGACAAGTAATATCGAGCCTTCGCTGACTTCAAGTGATTCTGTAATTGCTACAGACACAAGTTCATCAGAATCTGTTTAA